The following coding sequences are from one Pseudonocardia sp. HH130630-07 window:
- a CDS encoding aminotransferase class IV yields the protein MTDDADARVLEALATTGYGHFTTMLVTDRRVRGLQLHLDRLARDGRAVFGAGVDGPAVRSRIRDAAPARGRRIVRVTVADPALGIGTIGAAAAPRPVVTTRAAPPGPAAALRVRTAVHRRYLPEVKSTGLFATLHLRRLAVRDGVDDVLLTTGDGTLLEGSTWNVGLVTGDRIVWPDGPVLAGTTRALLRGVLDDAGIEQRDATVGAGDLTGVDAVFATSATGVRPIASIDTHRFDPGHPLLGRLQDLYEAIPGTVL from the coding sequence GTGACCGACGACGCGGACGCCCGGGTGCTCGAGGCGCTGGCCACGACCGGCTACGGGCACTTCACGACGATGCTCGTCACCGATCGCCGGGTCCGCGGCCTGCAGCTGCACCTGGACCGGCTGGCCCGGGACGGCCGCGCCGTGTTCGGGGCCGGCGTCGACGGGCCGGCGGTGCGGTCCCGGATCCGCGACGCCGCGCCGGCCCGGGGCCGCCGGATCGTGCGGGTCACCGTCGCCGACCCGGCACTCGGGATCGGCACGATCGGGGCCGCGGCGGCGCCGCGGCCGGTCGTGACCACACGGGCGGCGCCGCCGGGGCCGGCCGCCGCGCTGCGGGTGCGCACGGCCGTGCACCGGCGCTACCTGCCGGAGGTCAAGAGCACCGGACTGTTCGCGACGCTGCACCTGCGCCGCCTCGCCGTCCGCGACGGCGTCGACGACGTGCTGCTCACCACCGGCGACGGAACGCTGCTGGAGGGCAGCACCTGGAACGTCGGCCTCGTGACGGGGGACCGGATCGTCTGGCCGGACGGCCCGGTGCTCGCCGGGACCACCCGGGCGCTGTTGCGCGGCGTGCTGGACGACGCCGGGATCGAGCAGCGTGACGCCACCGTCGGCGCGGGGGACCTGACCGGGGTCGACGCCGTGTTCGCCACCAGCGCCACCGGCGTCCGGCCGATCGCGTCGATCGACACCCACCGGTTCGATCCCGGGCACCCGCTGCTCGGGCGGCTGCAGGACCTGTATGAGGCCATCCCGGGAACCGTCCTCTAG
- a CDS encoding Gfo/Idh/MocA family protein, with translation MAAEEIGVGVVGAGWMGHLHARAYARVPHHVAGLARRPRLVAVADPVAAAVDDHRRRYGFARGVDSWEQLVADPEIEAVSCAAPNSRHREIGVAVAEAGKHLWIEKPVGLSSADTAAVAEAVHRSGVCATVGFNYRMVPAVARAKRVLDEGLLGTVTHARFRLLTDFAADPSGVLSWRFTAEHGGTGVLNDLAVHGVDLVRYLVGDLASVVADGERFVPRRPLAAAGSSQYVKGGDDSPTGEVENLDFVSVLGRTGAGAIVTLEASRVAVGDQNDYGFEIHGTRGLLSFDFRRPGELVVAAGDRYVDQSATTWASAPGDGDFALFQPGAGNPTSFDDSKVSECAAFLDGIARGRSGGATIDDALAAARVLDAVAQSIDKRGWVDLGA, from the coding sequence GTGGCGGCCGAGGAGATCGGGGTCGGCGTCGTCGGTGCCGGCTGGATGGGCCATCTGCACGCCCGGGCCTACGCCCGGGTACCCCACCACGTGGCCGGGCTCGCCCGCCGGCCGCGCCTGGTGGCGGTGGCCGATCCGGTCGCCGCCGCCGTCGACGACCACCGGCGCCGGTACGGCTTCGCGCGGGGCGTCGACAGCTGGGAACAGCTCGTCGCGGACCCGGAGATCGAGGCGGTGAGCTGCGCCGCGCCGAACAGCCGGCACCGGGAGATCGGTGTCGCCGTCGCCGAGGCGGGCAAGCACCTCTGGATCGAGAAGCCGGTCGGGCTCTCCTCGGCCGACACCGCGGCGGTGGCCGAGGCGGTGCACCGCTCCGGGGTGTGCGCCACGGTCGGGTTCAACTATCGGATGGTCCCGGCCGTCGCCCGGGCGAAGCGGGTGCTCGACGAGGGGTTGCTGGGCACGGTCACGCACGCCCGGTTCCGCCTGCTGACCGACTTCGCTGCCGACCCGTCCGGGGTGCTGAGCTGGCGGTTCACCGCCGAACACGGCGGAACGGGGGTCCTCAACGACCTGGCCGTGCACGGCGTCGACCTCGTCCGGTACCTGGTCGGTGACCTGGCGTCGGTCGTGGCGGACGGCGAGCGGTTCGTCCCGCGCCGGCCGCTCGCGGCGGCCGGATCGAGCCAGTACGTGAAGGGCGGCGACGACTCGCCCACCGGTGAGGTCGAGAACCTGGACTTCGTCTCGGTCCTCGGGCGCACCGGTGCGGGGGCGATCGTCACCCTGGAGGCCAGCCGGGTCGCGGTCGGCGACCAGAACGACTACGGGTTCGAGATCCACGGGACCCGCGGGCTGCTGTCGTTCGACTTCCGGCGGCCCGGCGAGCTGGTCGTGGCGGCCGGGGACCGCTACGTCGACCAGTCCGCCACGACCTGGGCGTCGGCTCCCGGTGACGGCGACTTCGCCCTGTTCCAGCCGGGTGCCGGGAATCCGACCAGCTTCGACGACTCGAAGGTCTCGGAGTGCGCGGCGTTCCTCGACGGGATCGCCCGCGGGCGCAGCGGCGGCGCGACGATCGACGACGCGCTCGCCGCGGCCCGGGTGCTCGACGCCGTCGCGCAGTCGATCGACAAGCGCGGCTGGGTCGATCTCGGGGCCTGA
- a CDS encoding universal stress protein — translation MSVLVTVAEGAEGQASLAAGAEEAKLLGTELVVLNLTLAPLDRSGPLADPSVVVIERRGPGDNDPVDAVLDEIADRGDVQRIVIGLRRRSPVSKALLGSISQRLLLESPVPVVAVKPGA, via the coding sequence ATGTCCGTCCTGGTGACCGTCGCCGAGGGGGCGGAGGGGCAGGCCTCCCTCGCCGCCGGCGCGGAGGAGGCGAAGCTGCTCGGCACCGAACTCGTGGTGCTGAACCTGACCCTCGCCCCGCTGGACCGCAGCGGGCCGCTCGCCGACCCGTCGGTCGTCGTGATCGAACGCCGCGGGCCGGGGGACAACGACCCGGTCGACGCGGTGCTCGACGAGATCGCCGACCGCGGCGACGTGCAGCGCATCGTCATCGGGCTCCGCCGGCGGAGCCCCGTGAGCAAGGCGCTGCTCGGCAGCATCTCCCAGCGGTTGCTGCTGGAGAGCCCGGTCCCGGTCGTCGCCGTGAAACCGGGCGCCTGA
- a CDS encoding sugar porter family MFS transporter codes for MRRKCMSAHGATNTPAGLPPDVRGPHSSRLGLIAVVATFGGLLFGYDTGVINGALESLKVDLGLTATTEGISVGILHIGAAVGAFVGGMMSDRHGRRHNILLLAIVFMVGTIACTLAPNWQVLTVARFILGLAVGGASATVPVYLAEIAPAERRGPLVTRNEVMIVGGQFASFVVNAILFQIWGHVDSIWRVMLLVAVLPAIALFVGMLRMPESPRWLVAQGRTDEALEVLRQVRTPERAEAEMAEVHRLAAEEAESRTAGSTDLGVRWIRRLIFIGAGLGIFQQLSGINAVMYYGTGVLADAGFSANASIAFNTLNGLFSLLGITVGILLIGKLSRRTMLVGGFCLTTFFHLLIAGSALLLPEGDTKSFAILIFMVLFVFCMQGTLGPLTWLILSEMFPLKIRSLAMGVCVLALWLGTWFVATFFPPYTEAVGLGYAFLTFAVLGVFAIAWCYKVVPETRGRSLEQLEKYFRERYS; via the coding sequence ATGAGGAGGAAGTGCATGAGCGCTCACGGCGCTACCAACACACCAGCGGGCTTACCCCCGGACGTGCGCGGACCGCATTCGTCCCGGCTGGGGCTCATCGCCGTCGTCGCCACGTTCGGTGGTCTGCTCTTCGGTTACGACACCGGCGTCATCAACGGCGCGCTGGAAAGCCTGAAGGTCGATCTCGGCCTGACCGCCACGACCGAGGGCATCTCGGTCGGGATCCTACACATCGGCGCCGCGGTCGGGGCCTTCGTCGGCGGGATGATGTCCGACCGGCACGGGCGCCGGCACAACATCCTGTTGCTCGCGATCGTGTTCATGGTGGGCACGATCGCCTGCACCCTCGCTCCGAACTGGCAGGTCCTCACGGTCGCCCGGTTCATCCTCGGCCTCGCGGTCGGCGGCGCCTCGGCGACGGTCCCGGTCTACCTGGCCGAGATCGCCCCGGCGGAACGCCGTGGCCCGCTGGTCACGCGGAACGAGGTCATGATCGTCGGCGGCCAGTTCGCCTCGTTCGTGGTCAACGCGATCCTGTTCCAGATCTGGGGTCACGTCGACTCGATCTGGCGGGTCATGCTGCTGGTCGCGGTCCTGCCGGCGATCGCGTTGTTCGTCGGCATGCTGCGGATGCCGGAGAGCCCGCGCTGGCTGGTGGCCCAGGGCCGCACCGACGAGGCGCTGGAGGTACTGCGCCAGGTGCGGACGCCGGAACGGGCCGAGGCCGAGATGGCCGAGGTGCACCGCCTCGCCGCCGAGGAGGCGGAGAGCAGGACGGCGGGCTCCACCGACCTGGGGGTGCGCTGGATCCGCCGGCTCATCTTCATCGGAGCCGGGCTGGGCATCTTCCAGCAGCTGTCCGGCATCAACGCCGTCATGTACTACGGCACCGGGGTGCTGGCCGACGCCGGCTTCTCGGCGAACGCGTCGATCGCGTTCAACACGCTGAACGGGCTGTTCTCGCTGCTGGGCATCACCGTCGGCATCCTGCTGATCGGCAAGCTCAGCCGCCGGACGATGCTGGTCGGCGGGTTCTGCCTGACGACGTTCTTCCACCTGCTCATCGCCGGATCGGCGTTGCTGCTGCCCGAGGGCGACACGAAGTCGTTCGCCATCCTGATCTTCATGGTCCTGTTCGTGTTCTGCATGCAGGGCACGCTCGGCCCGCTGACCTGGCTGATCCTGTCCGAGATGTTCCCGCTGAAGATCCGCAGCCTGGCCATGGGCGTGTGTGTGCTGGCGCTGTGGCTCGGGACCTGGTTCGTCGCGACGTTCTTCCCGCCCTACACCGAGGCCGTCGGACTGGGCTACGCGTTCCTGACCTTCGCAGTACTCGGCGTGTTCGCGATCGCGTGGTGCTACAAGGTGGTCCCGGAGACCCGCGGCCGCTCGCTCGAGCAGCTGGAGAAGTACTTCCGTGAACGCTACAGCTGA
- a CDS encoding CoA-acylating methylmalonate-semialdehyde dehydrogenase gives MTSTLSSPAAASGDTVRTLHHWSGGQRLDGASGRFSDVTDPATGAVTARLPLASAEETAVVIETAKAAFPAWRDTSLAKRTQILFRFRELLNAHAGELAEIITSEHGKVVSDAAGEVARGQEVVEFACGIAHLMKGSATENASTRVDVHSIRQPLGVVGIISPFNFPVMVPMWFFPVAIATGNTVVLKPSEKVPTAALRIAELWAEAGLPDGVFNVVNGDKTAVDTVLTHPDIASVSFVGSTPIAQYVYETGTAHGKRVQALGGAKNHMVVLPDADLDLAADQAINAGFGSAGERCMAISALVAVGDIADTLVGKIADRARALRTGDGRRGCDMGPLVTDAARERVSGYIDAGVGSGATLVVDGREGEFDADGSGFFVGPTLFDHVSTEASIYTDEIFGPVLSVVRVDTYDEAVDLVNSSPYGNGTALFTNDGGAARRFQNEVEVGMIGINVPVPVPMAYYSFGGWKNSLFGDTHAHGTEGVHFFTRGKVVTTRWLDPSHAGVNLGFPTNA, from the coding sequence ATGACCAGCACGCTCAGCAGCCCGGCCGCCGCGTCCGGCGACACCGTCCGCACCCTGCACCACTGGTCCGGCGGGCAGCGCCTCGACGGCGCCTCCGGCCGGTTCTCCGACGTCACCGACCCCGCCACCGGCGCGGTCACCGCTCGCCTGCCGCTGGCCTCCGCCGAGGAGACGGCCGTCGTGATCGAGACGGCGAAGGCCGCCTTCCCGGCCTGGCGCGACACCTCGCTGGCCAAGCGGACCCAGATCCTGTTCCGCTTCCGCGAGCTGCTCAACGCACACGCCGGTGAGCTGGCCGAGATCATCACCAGCGAGCACGGCAAGGTCGTCTCCGACGCCGCCGGCGAGGTGGCCCGCGGCCAGGAGGTCGTCGAGTTCGCCTGCGGGATCGCCCACCTGATGAAGGGGTCGGCGACCGAGAACGCCTCCACCCGGGTCGACGTCCACTCGATCCGCCAGCCGCTCGGCGTCGTCGGGATCATCAGCCCGTTCAACTTCCCGGTCATGGTCCCGATGTGGTTCTTCCCCGTCGCGATCGCCACCGGCAACACCGTGGTGCTCAAGCCCTCGGAGAAGGTGCCCACCGCGGCGCTGCGGATCGCCGAGCTCTGGGCCGAGGCCGGCCTGCCCGACGGGGTGTTCAACGTCGTGAACGGGGACAAGACCGCGGTCGACACCGTGCTCACCCACCCGGACATCGCCTCGGTGAGCTTCGTGGGGTCGACCCCGATCGCGCAGTACGTCTACGAGACCGGGACCGCGCACGGCAAGCGCGTCCAGGCGCTCGGCGGCGCGAAGAACCACATGGTCGTGCTGCCGGACGCCGACCTCGACCTCGCCGCGGACCAGGCGATCAACGCCGGCTTCGGTTCGGCCGGTGAGCGCTGCATGGCGATCTCGGCGCTGGTCGCGGTCGGCGACATCGCCGACACCCTCGTCGGCAAGATCGCCGACCGGGCCCGCGCCCTGCGCACCGGCGACGGGCGGCGCGGCTGCGACATGGGCCCGCTGGTCACCGACGCCGCCCGCGAGCGGGTCTCCGGCTACATCGACGCCGGTGTCGGCTCCGGGGCGACCCTGGTCGTCGACGGCCGCGAGGGCGAGTTCGACGCCGACGGGTCCGGCTTCTTCGTCGGCCCCACGCTGTTCGACCACGTCTCCACCGAGGCCTCGATCTACACCGACGAGATCTTCGGCCCGGTGCTGTCCGTGGTCCGGGTCGACACCTACGACGAGGCCGTCGACCTGGTCAACAGCAGCCCGTACGGCAACGGCACGGCGCTGTTCACCAACGACGGCGGTGCCGCCCGGCGGTTCCAGAACGAGGTCGAGGTCGGGATGATCGGCATCAACGTGCCGGTCCCGGTCCCCATGGCCTACTACAGCTTCGGCGGCTGGAAGAACTCGCTGTTCGGCGACACCCACGCGCACGGCACCGAAGGGGTGCACTTCTTCACCCGCGGGAAGGTCGTCACGACCCGCTGGCTCGACCCCAGCCACGCCGGCGTCAACCTCGGGTTCCCCACCAACGCCTGA
- the iolD gene encoding 3D-(3,5/4)-trihydroxycyclohexane-1,2-dione acylhydrolase (decyclizing), translating into MAATTGTAGASAPEGTVRLTVAQATIAFLGNQYSERDGVRQKLFEGCFGIFGHGNVAGLGQALLQAELQEPGLLPYVLGRNEQAMVHTAVAYAKAKDRLQTWAVSTSVGPGATNMVTGAALATINRLPVLLLPADTFADRAASPLLQELELPHAGDVTVNDAFRPVSAYFDRVWRPEQLPAALLSAMRVLTDPAATGAVTVCFPQDVQAQAHDWPVELFAERTWHVARPRPEVRALAAAADLIRAARRPLVVAGGGVHYSGAADALAAFCAATGIPVGQTQAGKGTLVHDHPQCLGAIGSTGTTAANAVAAEADVVIGIGTRWSDFTTASRSAFRHPGVRFVNINVAPIDAVKHSGVSVVADARETLTELTPLLDGYRVPEEFRTGYTGLDAEWAATVQATFHPTGGDTATAPGVLTQGEVIGLVNELTDPRDVVVCAAGSMPGDLHKLWQTRDAKGYHVEYGYSCMGYEVAGGLGVRLAAPDRDVVVMVGDGSYLMMATELATAVQEGIKIITVLVQNHGFASIGALSESLGSQRFGTSYRYRSAGSGRLDGDKLPLDLAANAESFGVRVLRVSTAAEFADALKTAKAADDSTVVHVETDPLVGAPSSRSWWDVPVSEVSELDSTRAARTTYEERKTDQRPFLRPSSS; encoded by the coding sequence ATGGCAGCGACGACAGGGACGGCGGGGGCGTCGGCGCCGGAGGGCACCGTCCGGCTCACCGTGGCGCAGGCGACGATCGCCTTCCTCGGCAACCAGTACTCCGAGCGCGACGGTGTGCGGCAGAAGCTGTTCGAGGGCTGCTTCGGCATCTTCGGCCACGGCAACGTGGCCGGTCTCGGCCAGGCGCTGCTGCAGGCCGAGCTGCAGGAGCCCGGACTGCTCCCCTACGTGCTCGGCCGCAACGAGCAGGCGATGGTGCACACCGCCGTCGCCTACGCCAAGGCCAAGGACCGCCTGCAGACCTGGGCGGTGTCGACGTCGGTCGGTCCCGGCGCGACGAACATGGTCACCGGGGCCGCGCTCGCGACGATCAACCGGCTGCCGGTGCTCCTGCTGCCCGCGGACACCTTCGCCGACCGTGCCGCGTCGCCGCTGCTGCAGGAGCTGGAGCTCCCGCACGCCGGCGACGTCACCGTCAACGACGCCTTCCGCCCCGTCTCGGCCTACTTCGACCGGGTCTGGCGGCCCGAGCAGCTGCCGGCCGCGCTGCTCTCGGCGATGCGGGTGCTCACCGATCCCGCCGCCACCGGCGCGGTGACCGTCTGCTTCCCGCAGGACGTGCAGGCCCAGGCGCACGACTGGCCGGTGGAGCTGTTCGCCGAGCGCACCTGGCACGTGGCCCGGCCCCGGCCGGAGGTCCGGGCGCTCGCCGCGGCCGCCGACCTGATCCGCGCCGCCCGCCGTCCGCTCGTCGTCGCGGGGGGCGGGGTGCACTACAGCGGCGCCGCCGACGCGCTGGCCGCCTTCTGCGCCGCCACCGGCATCCCGGTCGGGCAGACCCAGGCGGGCAAGGGCACGCTCGTGCACGACCACCCGCAGTGCCTCGGGGCGATCGGCTCCACCGGCACGACCGCGGCGAACGCGGTCGCCGCCGAGGCCGACGTCGTCATCGGCATCGGCACCCGCTGGTCGGACTTCACCACGGCCAGCCGCAGCGCGTTCCGCCACCCCGGCGTCCGGTTCGTCAACATCAACGTCGCCCCGATCGACGCGGTCAAGCACTCCGGGGTCTCGGTCGTCGCGGACGCCCGCGAGACGCTGACCGAGCTGACCCCGCTGCTCGACGGCTACCGGGTGCCCGAGGAGTTCCGGACCGGCTACACCGGCCTGGACGCCGAGTGGGCGGCCACCGTGCAGGCGACCTTCCACCCGACCGGTGGCGACACGGCCACCGCACCCGGGGTGCTCACCCAGGGCGAGGTGATCGGGCTGGTCAACGAGCTGACCGACCCGCGCGACGTCGTGGTGTGCGCGGCCGGTTCGATGCCCGGTGACCTGCACAAGCTCTGGCAGACCCGGGACGCCAAGGGCTACCACGTCGAGTACGGCTACTCCTGCATGGGCTACGAGGTCGCCGGCGGTCTCGGGGTCCGGCTCGCCGCCCCGGACCGGGACGTCGTCGTCATGGTCGGCGACGGGTCCTACCTGATGATGGCCACCGAGCTGGCGACCGCGGTGCAGGAGGGCATCAAGATCATCACGGTGCTGGTGCAGAACCACGGCTTCGCCTCCATCGGCGCGTTGTCGGAGAGCCTCGGCTCCCAGCGGTTCGGCACCAGCTACCGCTACCGGTCGGCGGGCTCCGGGCGGCTCGACGGCGACAAGCTGCCGCTCGATCTCGCCGCCAACGCCGAGAGCTTCGGCGTCCGGGTGCTGCGGGTGAGCACGGCCGCCGAGTTCGCCGACGCGCTCAAGACCGCCAAGGCCGCCGACGACAGCACCGTCGTCCACGTGGAGACCGACCCGCTCGTCGGGGCGCCCAGCTCCCGCTCGTGGTGGGACGTCCCGGTCTCCGAGGTGAGCGAGCTCGACTCGACCCGGGCGGCACGCACCACCTACGAGGAACGGAAGACCGACCAGCGCCCGTTCCTGCGTCCCAGCAGCTCCTGA
- the iolB gene encoding 5-deoxy-glucuronate isomerase: MKDLVIPAGAADTDVYELEITPENAGWAHSGLRVLALRPGGSHTLDTEGDEYFLVPLSGSASVTLGDTTHELTGRASVFEGPTDFSYLPVRSSVTITSRSGGRFALCSARTDRPLPFRYGPREEVPVDLRGAGGSSRQVRNFGAAGVFEAASAICVEVITPGGNWSSYPAHKHDEAGPHECELEEIYYFEIAPGPQRQPGLGFHRTSSSPGHEIDVTVEVHDRDTVLVPWGWHGPCAAAPGHDMYYLNVMAGPGEERAWKITDHPDQAWIRDTWAGQETDPRLSGGQ, from the coding sequence GTGAAGGACCTCGTCATCCCCGCCGGCGCCGCCGACACCGACGTCTACGAGCTCGAGATCACCCCCGAGAACGCGGGGTGGGCCCACTCCGGGCTGCGCGTGCTCGCGCTGCGCCCCGGCGGCTCGCACACCCTCGACACCGAGGGGGACGAGTACTTCCTCGTCCCGTTGTCCGGGTCCGCCTCGGTCACCCTCGGCGACACGACCCACGAGCTGACCGGCCGGGCGTCGGTGTTCGAGGGACCGACCGACTTCTCCTACCTGCCGGTGCGTTCCTCGGTCACGATCACGTCCCGCAGCGGCGGCCGGTTCGCCCTGTGCAGCGCCCGTACCGACCGGCCGCTGCCGTTTCGCTACGGGCCCCGTGAGGAGGTCCCGGTGGACCTGCGCGGCGCCGGGGGGTCCAGCCGTCAGGTCCGCAACTTCGGCGCCGCCGGGGTCTTCGAGGCGGCGTCGGCGATCTGCGTCGAGGTGATCACGCCCGGCGGCAACTGGTCCAGCTACCCGGCCCACAAGCACGACGAGGCCGGACCGCACGAGTGCGAGCTGGAGGAGATCTACTACTTCGAGATCGCACCGGGCCCGCAGCGCCAGCCCGGCCTCGGGTTCCACCGCACCAGCTCCTCCCCCGGGCACGAGATCGACGTGACCGTCGAGGTGCACGACCGGGACACCGTCCTCGTCCCGTGGGGCTGGCACGGTCCGTGCGCCGCCGCACCGGGGCACGACATGTACTACCTCAACGTGATGGCGGGGCCCGGCGAGGAACGCGCCTGGAAGATCACCGACCACCCCGACCAGGCCTGGATCCGCGACACGTGGGCCGGCCAGGAGACCGATCCGCGCCTGAGTGGAGGGCAGTGA
- a CDS encoding class I fructose-bisphosphate aldolase, with protein sequence MSPTEQAFATSYDEVREIRATAPERIPALLAARRRRPFVPSDGRLMIVAADHPARGALAARGRTDAMASRTDLLDRLTAALSRPGVDGILGTADILEDLLLLGALENKVVMSSMNRGGIQGASFELDDRQTGYDVQSTVDAGFDAIKTLTRVDLDDPGSLRTLELCARVITEANRARIVAMIEPFISRRLQGRVVNDLSPEAVIRSIHIGQGLGGSSAYTWLKLPVVEEMERVMEATTLPTLLLGGDPATGPDETYASWKKALDLPSVRGLIVGRTLLYPEDGDVAAAVDTAVSLVRPQVVHAS encoded by the coding sequence ATGAGCCCGACGGAACAGGCATTCGCCACGTCCTACGACGAGGTGCGCGAGATCCGGGCCACCGCGCCCGAGCGCATCCCGGCGCTGCTCGCCGCCCGGCGGCGACGCCCGTTCGTCCCGTCCGACGGCCGGCTGATGATCGTCGCCGCGGACCACCCCGCCCGCGGGGCGCTCGCCGCGCGGGGCCGCACCGACGCGATGGCCAGCCGCACCGACCTGCTCGACCGGCTCACGGCCGCCCTCTCCCGCCCGGGTGTGGACGGCATCCTCGGCACCGCCGACATCCTCGAGGACCTGCTCCTGCTCGGGGCGCTCGAGAACAAGGTCGTCATGTCGTCGATGAACCGGGGCGGCATCCAGGGCGCCTCGTTCGAGCTGGACGACCGGCAGACCGGCTACGACGTGCAGTCCACCGTCGACGCCGGGTTCGACGCGATCAAGACCCTCACCCGGGTCGATCTCGACGACCCCGGTTCGCTGCGCACGCTGGAGCTGTGTGCCCGGGTCATCACCGAGGCGAACCGGGCCCGGATCGTTGCCATGATCGAGCCGTTCATCTCCCGCCGGCTGCAGGGCCGGGTGGTCAACGACCTGTCCCCCGAGGCCGTCATCCGCTCGATCCACATCGGACAGGGGCTCGGCGGTTCCAGCGCCTACACCTGGCTGAAGCTGCCCGTCGTCGAGGAGATGGAGCGGGTGATGGAGGCGACCACGCTGCCGACCCTGCTGCTCGGCGGGGACCCGGCCACCGGGCCGGACGAGACCTACGCGTCCTGGAAGAAGGCGCTGGACCTCCCGTCGGTGCGCGGGCTCATCGTCGGGCGGACGTTGCTGTACCCGGAGGACGGCGACGTCGCCGCCGCCGTCGACACCGCCGTCTCGCTGGTCCGGCCGCAGGTGGTGCACGCGTCGTGA
- the iolC gene encoding 5-dehydro-2-deoxygluconokinase, producing the protein MTDPAEILTFGRAGVDIYPLQVGVGLEDVTSFGKFLGGTTANVAVAAARLGRRTAIVTGVGDDPFGRYVRRELHRLGVDDRHVVTNSTYPTPVTFCEIFPPDDFPLYFYRKPSAPDLQVTPADLDLGAIAAAGLFWLSVSGLSEEPSRSAHHEALGARERGHTVLDLDYRPMFWDTPAAATEQVQKVLGQVTVAVGNREECEVAVGETDPERAADALLDAGVQLAVVKQGPKGVLAKSRTERVVSPPLPISPYNGLGAGDSFGGSLAHGLLAGWPLDRVLSRANAAGAIVASRLECSTAMPTSAEIDVLLAGGDPNQDR; encoded by the coding sequence ATGACCGATCCCGCAGAGATCCTGACCTTCGGACGAGCCGGCGTGGACATCTACCCGCTGCAGGTCGGGGTCGGCCTGGAGGACGTCACCTCGTTCGGGAAGTTCCTCGGCGGGACGACCGCGAACGTGGCCGTCGCCGCCGCCCGGCTCGGTCGCCGCACGGCGATCGTCACCGGCGTCGGGGACGACCCCTTCGGCCGCTACGTGCGCCGGGAGCTGCACCGCCTGGGCGTCGACGACCGGCACGTCGTCACGAACTCCACCTACCCGACGCCGGTCACGTTCTGCGAGATCTTCCCGCCGGACGACTTCCCGCTGTACTTCTACCGCAAGCCGAGCGCCCCGGACCTGCAGGTCACCCCGGCCGACCTCGATCTCGGCGCGATCGCCGCGGCCGGTCTGTTCTGGCTGTCGGTGTCGGGCCTGTCGGAGGAGCCGTCGCGGTCGGCGCACCACGAGGCGCTGGGCGCCCGGGAGCGCGGCCACACCGTGCTCGACCTCGACTACCGGCCGATGTTCTGGGACACCCCGGCCGCGGCGACCGAGCAGGTGCAGAAGGTCCTCGGGCAGGTCACGGTGGCCGTCGGCAACCGCGAGGAGTGCGAGGTGGCGGTCGGTGAGACCGACCCGGAGCGCGCCGCGGACGCGCTGCTCGACGCCGGTGTGCAGCTGGCCGTGGTGAAGCAGGGCCCCAAGGGGGTCCTCGCGAAGTCCCGCACCGAGCGCGTCGTCTCCCCGCCGCTGCCCATCTCCCCCTACAACGGTCTCGGCGCGGGGGACAGCTTCGGCGGCTCGCTCGCGCACGGGCTGCTCGCCGGCTGGCCCCTCGACCGGGTGCTGAGCCGGGCGAACGCGGCGGGCGCGATCGTCGCATCGCGGCTCGAGTGCTCCACCGCCATGCCCACCTCCGCCGAGATCGACGTCCTGCTCGCAGGCGGCGACCCCAACCAGGACCGGTGA
- a CDS encoding GntR family transcriptional regulator, producing MATRSEAVQIDVVLDRASPVPLYHQLAQAIEAAIDGGSLRPGDRLENEVTLTERLGLARPTARQAIQELVRKGLLVRRRGLGTQVVQPAIHRDVRLTSLYEDLTDAGRTPETRLLAHEPCTPATAGVPALTELLPAGEPLQMLRRVRLADGRPLSIMTNYLPARFELDDAVLGQRGLYALLREQGAQVAIAHQTIGARLATEDEAALLEGVTPLACVTAELAVYDGAGVLVELGRHLYRADRYTVQTSLVV from the coding sequence ATGGCCACTCGTTCCGAGGCCGTCCAGATCGACGTCGTGCTGGACCGTGCGAGCCCGGTGCCGCTGTACCACCAGCTCGCGCAGGCGATCGAGGCGGCGATCGACGGCGGCTCGTTGCGGCCGGGGGACCGGCTGGAGAACGAGGTCACCCTGACCGAACGGCTCGGCCTCGCCCGGCCGACCGCGCGGCAGGCGATCCAGGAACTCGTGCGCAAGGGGCTGCTGGTGCGGCGCCGGGGTCTCGGTACCCAGGTCGTGCAGCCCGCGATCCACCGCGACGTCCGGCTCACCAGCCTCTACGAGGACCTGACCGACGCCGGCCGGACGCCCGAGACGCGACTGCTCGCGCACGAACCGTGCACACCGGCGACGGCCGGCGTACCGGCCCTCACCGAGCTGCTCCCCGCCGGCGAGCCGTTGCAGATGCTGCGCCGGGTGCGGCTCGCCGACGGCCGGCCGCTCTCGATCATGACGAACTACCTCCCGGCCCGGTTCGAGCTGGACGACGCGGTCCTGGGCCAGCGCGGGCTGTACGCCCTGCTGCGCGAGCAGGGTGCCCAGGTCGCGATCGCGCACCAGACCATCGGCGCCCGGCTGGCCACCGAGGACGAGGCGGCGTTGCTGGAGGGGGTCACGCCGCTGGCCTGCGTGACCGCCGAGCTCGCCGTGTACGACGGCGCCGGTGTGCTGGTCGAGCTCGGCCGCCACCTCTACCGTGCGGACCGCTACACCGTGCAGACGTCCCTGGTCGTCTGA